In one window of Janthinobacterium sp. 1_2014MBL_MicDiv DNA:
- a CDS encoding LysR family transcriptional regulator, which yields MRNALDLNTVRVYVAVVDEQSFAGAARLLTLPSSNVSRHVATLERMLGVRLLERSTRHLRMTEAGRLLYERAKPLLDALLSTEEELGAVQGELRGPLRMCMPGEAPRLLAPILAEFCSLHPGVELECDTRLTGLEALREDMDLSIVFHRGRQDDSTFITRELATLPSIVVAAPALLAKTGIPRQVRELRSLPCITTLSALKGQPWQFLDATGEIVKVAVRSRYRVNSGELALAGARQGIGFAIVAAYPCQEDLAAGRLQEVPLDLCPAPLQLLGAYSHRHSVTARVRALLELIQVRLEGVGSDSR from the coding sequence ATGCGCAATGCCCTCGACCTGAATACCGTCCGTGTCTACGTGGCAGTCGTCGATGAACAAAGCTTTGCCGGTGCGGCACGCCTGCTGACCCTGCCATCTTCCAACGTCAGCCGCCACGTCGCCACGCTGGAACGCATGCTGGGCGTCCGCCTGCTGGAACGCAGCACCCGCCACCTGCGCATGACGGAAGCTGGCAGGTTACTCTACGAACGCGCCAAACCCTTGCTCGACGCCTTACTCTCCACCGAGGAAGAGCTTGGCGCAGTGCAGGGCGAACTGCGTGGTCCCCTAAGGATGTGCATGCCAGGCGAAGCGCCAAGGCTGCTAGCGCCTATCCTGGCCGAATTCTGTAGCCTCCATCCCGGCGTCGAACTGGAATGCGATACGCGCCTGACCGGTCTGGAAGCTCTCCGGGAAGACATGGACCTGTCCATCGTCTTCCATCGTGGGCGCCAGGACGACAGTACCTTCATCACCCGCGAGCTCGCTACGCTGCCCAGCATCGTGGTCGCGGCGCCCGCCCTGCTAGCCAAAACTGGAATACCGCGCCAAGTGCGCGAACTTAGGTCATTGCCTTGCATTACCACCTTGAGCGCGTTAAAGGGCCAGCCCTGGCAGTTTCTCGACGCCACAGGCGAAATCGTGAAGGTAGCTGTGCGTAGCCGCTATCGTGTTAACAGCGGAGAACTGGCATTGGCGGGCGCACGGCAAGGCATCGGCTTTGCGATAGTGGCGGCCTATCCATGCCAGGAAGACCTTGCCGCGGGCCGATTGCAGGAAGTGCCGCTGGACCTGTGCCCTGCGCCGCTGCAATTGCTTGGCGCATACAGCCATCGGCATTCCGTGACTGCGCGGGTTCGGGCTTTACTGGAATTGATACAGGTGCGGTTGGAAGGAGTGGGGAGCGACTCAAGATGA
- a CDS encoding RNA polymerase sigma factor, whose amino-acid sequence MAEGTQLVLLNYLGKHYASIKQRLTRKLGNAEDAGDALHDTWLRLKGGEDLGPVQNPGAYLSRMAVNIAVDVRRRHSRLLSGDNVDALLEELVDPAPGPARTAEIRSDLDALFQLLDRMPERRRAVALLVHAEGVTQKEAAQRLGVSLRTVEYELKRVHERLDAYLAAEHE is encoded by the coding sequence ATGGCCGAAGGCACGCAGCTCGTTCTGCTGAACTACCTGGGCAAGCATTACGCTTCCATCAAGCAACGCCTGACGCGCAAGCTGGGCAATGCGGAAGATGCCGGCGATGCACTGCACGATACCTGGCTGCGCCTCAAGGGCGGCGAGGACCTTGGGCCCGTCCAGAATCCCGGTGCCTACCTGTCCCGGATGGCGGTCAACATTGCGGTGGACGTGCGGCGCCGGCACAGCCGCCTGCTGTCCGGCGATAATGTCGATGCATTGCTGGAGGAGCTGGTGGATCCGGCCCCCGGTCCGGCGCGGACGGCCGAGATACGCTCGGACCTGGATGCCCTGTTCCAGCTGCTCGACCGCATGCCCGAGCGCCGCCGTGCCGTCGCGCTGCTCGTGCATGCGGAAGGCGTGACGCAAAAAGAGGCGGCCCAGCGGCTGGGCGTGTCGTTGCGGACGGTCGAATACGAATTGAAGCGCGTCCATGAGCGCCTGGACGCTTATCTGGCGGCGGAGCATGAATAA
- a CDS encoding FecR family protein, translated as MKTPPPKDSRAASSADLDAQAWNWLRLLTSGDAREVDAQRFRRWVKSSPLHQAAYNDVKRRWDVLEAPARELLRARPQAVPARARRPLLAPGGRRAFLGAAIGAAAVAGVAVIHPPLGLWPGPDEWAADERTAPGEQRTLALSQGVDVILNTRTSVRRQTDGGRLVGLDLLTGEASIDLREAGPAFAVVAGVGRSLLESGRAEVRHLDGKVCVTCIDGAVRVEHPAGARQLHARQQMVYGASSLGDITGIDPKTVSAWRQGMLVFNQAPLADVLDEINRYRAGRVVLMNDAVRNKPVSGRFFTASLDLALWQLQESFQLQARSLPAGLLLLS; from the coding sequence ATGAAGACGCCGCCGCCCAAGGACAGCCGCGCCGCTTCGTCCGCCGATCTGGACGCCCAGGCGTGGAACTGGTTGCGCCTGCTCACCTCGGGAGACGCGCGCGAAGTGGATGCGCAACGGTTCCGGCGCTGGGTCAAGTCCAGTCCCTTGCATCAGGCCGCGTACAACGACGTGAAGCGGCGCTGGGATGTGCTTGAGGCCCCGGCCCGCGAGTTGCTGCGCGCCAGACCGCAGGCCGTGCCGGCGCGCGCGCGACGTCCCCTGCTTGCGCCCGGTGGACGGCGGGCTTTTCTCGGCGCTGCCATCGGCGCGGCGGCCGTCGCCGGCGTGGCCGTGATCCATCCGCCCCTGGGCTTGTGGCCGGGGCCGGACGAGTGGGCGGCAGACGAGCGCACCGCCCCTGGCGAACAGCGCACGCTGGCCCTGTCCCAGGGTGTCGACGTCATCCTCAATACGCGCACCAGCGTACGCCGCCAGACCGATGGCGGCAGGCTGGTCGGCCTGGATCTGCTCACGGGCGAGGCGTCCATCGACCTGAGGGAGGCGGGGCCGGCCTTTGCCGTCGTGGCCGGCGTTGGCCGCAGCCTGCTCGAATCCGGACGGGCCGAAGTGCGCCACCTCGATGGCAAGGTCTGCGTCACCTGTATCGATGGCGCCGTCCGCGTGGAGCATCCGGCCGGCGCGCGTCAGCTGCATGCGCGCCAGCAAATGGTTTATGGCGCCAGTTCGCTGGGCGACATCACCGGCATCGATCCGAAAACGGTGTCGGCCTGGCGCCAGGGGATGCTGGTGTTTAACCAGGCCCCCCTGGCCGACGTGCTCGACGAAATCAATCGTTACCGCGCCGGCCGCGTGGTGCTGATGAACGATGCCGTGCGCAACAAGCCCGTCAGCGGGCGTTTCTTCACGGCCTCGC